CGAGAGAGCTAACTTTATTATGGTAGAGAGAGAGCTCGCTTTTTCTGATCGAGGGATTAAGGGGTTTGGTTCGACAGGATTATAGGAAATATAGTTATGGATGATGAAATAAGCCTAATCAATGAGACTCCGGTTAGCCTGGAAGAGGGGATTGTATTTGATCCTGAACTCATCACATTTATTGATGAGCCAAAGGATCAAGATCATGTTTTGCGCATTTTAACTGATTTACTCTACGAAAATGGCAAAATTCACGATCCGGAGCTTTTCTTTGATGCGATTTTACAACGAGAAAAGATTGTTTCAACCGGAATTGGTCTTGGCGTTGCGATTCCCCATGCCAAACTTGATATCTATAGTGATTTTTTTATTGCCGTTGGAATACTCACGAAAAAGGGCGTTGATTGGAACTCTATTGATCATGCGCCGGTGCGTGTCGTTTTTCTGATTGGGGGACCTGCCGATCGTCAAAATGAATATCTTCATATCCTCTCCTCAATTACAAAAAAAATGCGAAGCGGGGATATCCGAAATCACCTCATTATGACCAAATCAAGAGAAGCGGCCTTTCAGCAACTTTCTTAAACTCACATACGCAAATCTGATGGCGAACATCTTTTTGCGTATGTGAGTTAAAAAATATTTGGTGGTCTACCGGTTTTTGTGCTATAAATCTCATTCGTGCCGAATGGGTAAAAAAAGGAAACATTATGGATCTCAAGATTAAAGATGTTGCAGAGCTTTTGCATGTTTCGGAAACGACAATTCGCCGTTGGCTTGGTGAGGGGAAAATCCCCGCATATAAATTGCATCACCAATACCGGTTTAGTCGCACTGAAATTGAGAATTGGATGCTCAGTCATCGCTTGAGACCCTCTCATACGCCTCAAGAAAAAGAGATCTATTCTAATGAGCAATCGATAGATCCCGCTCTCTCAAGCAAAAAAGGGTGGCAACAATTTAGCCTATTTAGAGCGATCCATAAAGGGGGAGTGATCCATAAACATGTCTCCTCAGATAAAGCGACATTGATTCGAGATGTGATGCAAGAAATCTCTTTGCTGCTTGGTGTTGATGCAGAAGGTGTAGGTGAAATGCTTCTAGATCGAGAAAGCCTAATGCCTACGGCTCTAGGACATGGCATTGCGATTCCTCATACGCGAGATTTTCTCATAAAAAGCTCTTTTGATCTTGTCTGCCCCGTTTTTTTAGAAACGCCCATTGATTGGGGGGCTCTTGATGGGGAAAAAGTACATACCTGTTTCTTTCTTTTTGCTTCAGATGACAAACATCATCTCAATCTCCTAGCAAAAATTGCCTATCTAACAAGTGATCCGAAAATGCGCGCGCTGTTTCAATCTCGACCTGAAAAAAATATTCTGCTCGATACTATCAAGCAGTGGGAATCAAAGGATTATCCTCGTTCCAACTGAATCGCATCCAAAAACCTCCTCTATTCATCGAAGGGGTGTTTTAAAAATCACGTTTCATTTATTATTTTAGCTCGTTTGCCCCCTATTCAATAGATAAATGAGGTGTTTTTATGTCAGTTCCTCTCTCACCTAGTCGTCGTTCTGTTTCAGATGCGCCTTCACATATAACCCAAATGCGAGAAATGGCTCAATTGGTACCTGTCGATATTTCTCGTATTCCGGAAGGACGTCAAGTACCACGATATAAAATACCTGCCCATTTAGTCGAAAGAGAGGAATATTTAGATGCGCTTAGTCAATGTGCTAAGTTTATTGAAGACATTCCGAAAATGATTTCCGGAATGATTCTTGAAGAAGGGCTAGACTCAATGGTTATGGGATATATCTTTCGATCTGAAAGGAGCTCACTAGATGAGTCACATAATCCATTTTCACCGAAAAATGCAGTGGAAGATGACAAGCTCAAAAGCGAAATAGAGAATCAATTTAGAAAAATAGCAGCCCCAATCATCAATCAAGAGCATTTAACTGAATTTGATACGCCATGGCCTCCGATTGATGCCGATTTTCGAGGTCTTTTGGGGGATGACTTACTTTCTGCAATTGATTACAAACCTGTTACAAATTCACATCAGAGTGAGCCTGCCGGTTCAGGGGGAAAATGGGCTGACGATGAAAGTAGCAAGACATGTGTTCGATCGGGAGCCGGTGATGATGAACCGGATTATACCGATAGTGGTTCAATTGACTCGGATGATAGTAGTTCTTTGGAAACTGAGGATGGCGATGTTGTAGATAGGGCATCTGATTTTCTGGGAATGTCTTTTGAAGCTGATGAGCAGCTGCCTTTTGCGGATGCATTATTTGAGGAGGAAAAAGCAGATCCGTTGCATTCTTTATTGGGGATCTCATTTCCGGGAGGATCTTTATTTCCAAATCAGAGAGGCGCTGCCGAGAGGCAAGATGCAAGTGAGGAGGCGTCCACTATTTTGGAGGAAACCGAAGGCGTTCACAACAATTGAACTTT
This region of Simkaniaceae bacterium genomic DNA includes:
- a CDS encoding PTS sugar transporter subunit IIA, which translates into the protein MDLKIKDVAELLHVSETTIRRWLGEGKIPAYKLHHQYRFSRTEIENWMLSHRLRPSHTPQEKEIYSNEQSIDPALSSKKGWQQFSLFRAIHKGGVIHKHVSSDKATLIRDVMQEISLLLGVDAEGVGEMLLDRESLMPTALGHGIAIPHTRDFLIKSSFDLVCPVFLETPIDWGALDGEKVHTCFFLFASDDKHHLNLLAKIAYLTSDPKMRALFQSRPEKNILLDTIKQWESKDYPRSN
- a CDS encoding PTS sugar transporter subunit IIA, which translates into the protein MDDEISLINETPVSLEEGIVFDPELITFIDEPKDQDHVLRILTDLLYENGKIHDPELFFDAILQREKIVSTGIGLGVAIPHAKLDIYSDFFIAVGILTKKGVDWNSIDHAPVRVVFLIGGPADRQNEYLHILSSITKKMRSGDIRNHLIMTKSREAAFQQLS